TTGATGGCGGGGCAAGGTTGAATTGGATTTCCCCCGATGTGCTTAAGAAGCTCCCAATTTCTGACGGGGATCTGAAGAAGACTGGCACCTTCTAGGGGATCAACCaagggaggagccagccgaagggaagaTCACCTTGCTGGTGACGTTCGGCGGGGAAATAAACTTCGggactgagaagattgtgttaGATGTCGTTCAACGTCTGCTGCCATTCAACGGGATCCTTGGTCGTCTAGCTCTGGCCATGTTCATGGCGGCGTCCCATTACGCGTataacactttgaagatgcctAGCCCTATGGGAGTCATTTCCATCCCATTGGATAAGAAGGATGTAGTCATCTGTGTGGATATGATGTATAGAGATGCGGTAGTAGTGGAAACATCAAAGCCTCGGCTCCCGCCAAGGACGAAAAGAAAGTTAAGAGAACTAGAAAGAACACCGACAAGGACCCCGGTAAGCGTGCCTCTTCGGAGTGCGCTGCACCCGGCAGTGACTTGCCAGAAGTTTACTTGGACAAAGATCCAAGGCTGCTCCTCTGGCAACAAAGGAAGTTCTGGCACGACACGATGGCACTGATGGTACTTTCACCATTAGTGTCACCCTTgacgacaaataggaaagcgcgctcgttgccttcctctGGGAGATTTTTAGCACCACCTTGTTGTTTGTCCTCATGCCTGTCCCGTCAAGCAGAAAGGCAGAAAGCAAGCCTAGGAGCGGCAACAGTTCATCACTGAGGAGATTAAGAAACTTGAAGCAGGAGGCTTTGTTATAGGAGTACTGCATCCTACTTGGTTAGCAAATCTAGTGGTGGtacgcaaggcaaatgggaagtggcgACCTTGTATTGAATTCACTGActtaaacaaagcttgtccaaaggatcccttccccttGCCGCGCATTGATCATATCGTTGACACCACCTTAGGATGTGATTTTCTCTCCTTGATGTctactctggttaccatcagatcttCATGGCCAAGGGAGACAAAGAGAAGACCGCGTTTATTACCCCATGTGGCACGTACTGCTTTGTACGTATGCCTTTCGGGATAAAAAGCGCTGGTTCCACATTTGGAATGGCCGTGCAGATTGGTTTCGAACCTCAGCTGCACAGAAACATCGAAGCatatatggatgatatagtggtcaaaaccaaggacaagtcAACACTCATTGAAGATTTGGAAGAAACCTTTGTGAATCTGCGGAAGATCAACTTGAAGATCAACCCAGAAAAATGTGTGTTTGGTGTTTCGTCCGGCAAGCTCCTTGGGTTCTTTTTGTCTCAACGAGGGAtagaagccaaccccgacaagatcaaggcaatAGAACAAATCCAAGCCCCGAAGACTGTCAAAGATGTGACACGACTAGTTGGTTGTGCTGCCTTGCTAAGTAGGTGTCGGATTCAgagctccgcagacccaagaaaggttcgaacAATGGGGCGTGTGtgaagaactcaacctctccGGCCAACTAGCTCGTCGCCCCACGGCCTAGCTGGATGCACAcgaacaaggaagaagatgaacacgacaatttacccaggttcgggccaccttgcggtgtaaaaccctactcctgctttatgGTGGATGGGCCTCAcaaggggctgaggatgaactagtacaagggatgAAAACCTCACGAGGTCTGCTCTTGTTAGGGAATGAGTCGACCTCTTCTACGGTAGTGGCTAACCTATACTTATAGTCGCCTCGGTCCTCTTTCCCCAAaacgtaggcgggaagggatcccatagTGGCCAATTTGATAGGGGACAAGAAGTAAATCTTATCCtaacgaaaggtggtcttcgcctgcaaagcttctggtcatgaCGCTGCGGTCGGCTCGGCAATGACATTCGTCCTGCCATCATGGTAGTTTTGGTCCTGTTGCaccgaaatggaaacctttgccagaTTCCTTGGGAACCCACGCCTGCgtttgcctccttagcaccaaagaggaaactgtttTCTCTGCgctcgctggcgcccgcctggccttggtcctCATGGCTTGCGTCATCACAATCTCATGAGGTTGGGcacctgcatagaaatctccgctcctcaggaggcCTCCTAGAGGGGCTGCTCCCTCACGAGGTCTTGGTGTCGTACGCCTCGTGAGCGTTTTGTCTTGGCGGTCTCATAGATGGGCTGCTCCAAGCTGTCGATGGAGCCGCGTCGTGGGtcgcaagcaggcaagtctgggtaccctggttcctaGAACGctaacagtagcccccgggcccaaggcgagCTCGTACATAGCTTCAAGGCGAGGCCAAACGGCAAGGGCGAAGCGCAGCGGGTCCCAATCGCCTGTGGACCAGGCCGATGGGTGGCACTTGATGGGActtgggcgtctccgcttccccacgccgcctcagcaactgcccgacttgacgactGCCTCGTGCATGCAGAGTGGCCATCATTGCTTGGAGCGTGAGAGGCCGACGGTTAGCCTTCCTTCGGCTATTTATGGGGGAGGGCGCGGAGCCCCcagaccatcttcatcttcttgcTGCTCGCTCCTTCTTCTCCTTCGCCGCGCCGCCATCTCTCCAAAGCGTCCATGGCACCGGTGAGGAGGTTCTTCCATGGCACGTAGTGTGGCGTCCTTCCATGGTAACAAGGTGTTGGTGAGGCCGCTCGTGGTCCTGCCTCTGGAGGCTCCTGCGAGTTAGCCGGAAAACGAAACAAGCAGACGCGCTTGCTATCCTACCAGTGATCATTCCGCGAGAAGACGAAGGAACTAAGGGCCCGGTGAGGTGACATGCGCGGGGCTGGCCACGAGCCAGAGCTTGGTCTCTTAGGTTTATAAGcaccgcagggacggacccgaccACGGGTGCCGTGCCTGTAGCCCCCGTTGCGGGATGAGCGAGAGGCGGGTCAGCAACGGGCGGAGGCCGCGAAGGGGAACTCGATAGATAACGAGTCGGTAGGCATAACGTTAACAACTGTAATGACTTGAGCATGCACAACTGGTCCGGGGTACATGAATCAAAATGACGCAGCTGTAGGGGCGGGCCCTAACAGCAtgaggataatgcagcccgaggtgTACCCTCAACTGAACAAACCAAAAAGTCACTTGGCACCCTTGTTGTAGAAGCgttggagtagctgaagatgCGCGCTGCATAGATCGCTCCTCACGGGCCAGCCGGCTCCTTAGGCCCGGGAGGCTTTGGAGGTCCGGGGTCTCGCCTTGTTCCGGCACCTCCTTTGTCAAGACCGCCTAGCACCTGGCCTCGTGAGCCGCCAAGACACCTTGCATGAAGCACTGGTGTGAGGCAGCCACGTTcagcaggccgaatggcatgcagACGTAGCTGCAGGGGTAGCCCCTGCTCCGGCTGGCGCGGgacggccagaagagctcctaAGAAGTGGCCCTGTTGAGGCCCGGAATGTTGACGCAGACGCTCAGCTCGCCACCCAAGTCAGGGGCGGCTGCTGCACTGGATGGGGCGGGGTGACGCTCCCCACGCATCGCTCGCGCCTCCTGAAGCTCCTCGATttccttggtgatgaactcctgagctcCTGGCGCCTCGCGCCTTGTGCCTTGCTCACGGAGGCGTGCATCAAAGCACGCCCCCACGTGCTGCCTGAACGCCTTCCTCATGACGCTGGttaggtcagaggccctccagacgAGAGCTCCCGAGCCCGTCCTGTGAGGGGTgccaggcgcgccttcctatgcaagagGGAAGGGCGCCCCAGCAGTGGGCGCGGGCCCTGAGGCACGATCGTCAGGTGCCCCGGCCTCCTGACGGCTCTTGGGGaggagctgcttcttcttcttggggacggcctcGGGAGGCCAAATGGCACCCTCGTCGTTAGAGTTCTCGACCgccgcagcctggtaggcgcgctcgagggagcacaccgcatcctttTTGTCGCAAGCGACTGTGATAATACCGCCACTTCCTgacatcttgaggacattgtagccgtggtgcatcgccgccatgaacttggcaaggGTCGGGTACCCGAGAATGGCGTCGTACGGGAGGCGAATCTGGGCGgcatcaaagtcgatgagctctgtgtggtagttgtcgcgtttgccgaaggtgacagggaggcgaatCCGCCCTATGGGGatggtggagccatcggtcacccctgagaaaggcttggtaggcaaAAGCTGGTCGTAAGGCACCTGGAGTGTCTCAAACGTCTCGACGGAGAGAACGTTGAGCCCTACGCCATCATCGATGAGGGTTTTGGTGACGAGGATGTTGCtaatggtgggcgtgcagagcatcgggagcgcgCCAGCGCCGGCTGAGCACTTGAGCTGGTCCATGGAGTCGAAGGTGATGGCGTGCTTGGACCATCTAAGGGGATGTGATGCCTCAAGCTTGGGAAGGGCCGCGTTTACCTCATGaacgaactgcttgaagatgcgatgggAAGCGGGGGCCAGAGCGCTACCCAggatgcaggcgatcgcacgaGGCTCTTGAAAGCCCCCAGCCCCATCATCTTGGCGATTGTTGTTGTTTTTCTTGGCGGTggtggctgtcggtgtcaaaaccggccgatctcgggtagggggtcccgaaactgtgcgtctaaggatcgaaggtaacaggagagaaagggacacgatgtttacccaggttcgggccctgttaatggaggtaataccctacttcctgcttgattgactttgatgagtataggggttacaagagtcgatctacctcgagatcgtgatggctaaaccctagctgtctagcctatgtaaattctgatagcctctacggactagaccctccggtttatatagataccggagggacctagggttgtacagagtcgttTTACAGAGAAAGAAAACTATACATCCGGACGTCAAGCTTtccatccatgcaaaggagagtcccatccggatacgggggaaggccttctatcttgtaccTTCACGGCCCATCACTCTGGCCCATGCTACACAGCCCGGACACCAAAGGACCCcataatctaggactccctcagtggcagcggagggaggccggcattgccctgagggcggtcttCACGAAGCTGGTCTCTCTAGGGGCCATCACAAGGCTagccctgccagcggtcctcacgaggctgatcacGCCAATCCTGGCGGAGGTCGCGGTTGTCTCAGTGGCCACGACCACGGCCTCCTCTGTGGCCATAGTTGTGGTCGCTGTGCTCGGGGCGGTGGCCAAGGCGCCAGTCGCGGATTgccctgagctcctggcagtcattggtgttgtggctgtggacGTTGTGGAAAACGCAGAACGGGCGGTTGCCCCTGGAGGATTCGTCGTGGTCGCAGTCATGCTTCATCTCAGGTTCAACTACGAGCACAGCGGGGCCCTTACTCTTTACCTCCTTAGCCTTAGCCTTCGTGTCTTCAGGATCGACCTCCGGAAGCTCCGGGCAGGAGAGCGACATTCCTCTGCCCTCACGCATCTGGcggccatgttgaacatctccagagccgagcacaagtcctcgtgtatggcgagctcctccttaaTCTTGACATCCCGGACGCCCTCATAGAATGCcaaaatgatggcctcgtccgacaGCTTCGGGATCTTGAGGTGAACATTCGTGAAGTGATGTATATACTTGTGCAAGGTTCGGCCCGGCTGCTGCTTTATGCACCGAAGTCGCCTGCAACAGGAGTGTGGTCGTGAGTGCCCTAGAGGTTGGCGATGAAGCGCCTGCGCacctcgtcccaggaggagatcaacCCCACCGGAAGGTTCAGGAGCCAAGAACGCGCACCATCCTTGatggccatggggaaccagttcgccatgaccttgtcgtctcCGTTCGCCGCCTctatgctcagctcgtagagctggaGACAATCGGCGGGGTCAGGGGTGCCGTCTTAGCatggaggcagatccggcttgaacttgccgggccagaTGATGCGGCACAGCTCCGAGGTGAAGGCACGACATCCTGCCGCGCTCACAGGGGCTGGTCGCATGGGGGGAGCTTGATCATGGAGCCCACGCGCCACCGCCTctggcggcacgcggtcttgacaCGGCGGTGCTGGAAGCAAGCGCACTTCTCCTTGGGGCCGCTGCAGCACCTGGCAGCTTTCTTCATCGCGCGTCGGCGCCCTGCGTGGCGGGTCGTGCTAGGGTGCCTCATGCCTAGGCTCGGGGTCCACGCCgtgcagaggaggaggaggcgcgccatgagccacATCGCCCGCCAGGGACGGCGGAGGACGAGGTGACCGGGATGGCGCAGGGGCCTCACCGGCGGTgttgacgagctcggcgatgtggCCCAGCCAGTGATGGTAGAGGTCGTTGGCTAGACAATAGAGCAGAAGCTGACGCGCCATCAGCAGCGCAGACTGCGCATTCGCCGGCCTGCGACGAGTGTGAGAAGAAGATGCCATGGCCGGAGTGGATGAGGGAGTCACGGTGTGGCCATCGCGCCGCACGGACGGTGGCAGCGATGAATCCTGCTGTTTGCGGTTCGCGAGCTGTAGGGTCGGTGGCGGCGTTAGCCACCAGGGAGGTAGAGCGGCGAGCAACGTCGTTGCCCACGGTGCCGTCTGGGCGACACgagcggcccggcgctcagcacgaacACGACGAGCGTCGGCCACAGGAACGACGGGATGGCGGCGGAGCGAACGGTGGAAGAGAGGCTTCGACACGCCCCTGcgtggcacgccaaatgtcggattcagagCTCCGTAGACccggcagtttacccaggttcaggccaccttgcgctgtaaaaccctactcctgctttgtggtggattggcctcacaaggggctaaggatgaactactacaagggatgaacaacctCACGAGGTCTGCTCTCGTTAGGGAATGAGTCGAccccttctatggtggtggctaacctatatttatagtggcctcggtcctcttcccccaaagcATAGGCAagaagggatcccacagtggccaatttgaaaggggataagtagtacatcttatcttgacgaaaggtggtcttcgcctgcaaagttTCCGGTCGTGACGCTGTGGTGGGCTTGGCGATGACATCCGTCCTACCGTCCtagtggtcttggtcttgttgcaccggaatggaaacctttgccagaTTCATCAGGAATCCATGCATGCGCTTcactccttagcaccaaagaggaaactgccttctctgcgcccgctggcgcccgcctggccttggtcgtcatggttTGCGTTATCGCAACCTCATGAGGTTGGGcacctgcatagaaatctccgctcctcaggaggcCGCCTGGAGGGGCTGCTCCCTCAGGAGGTCTTgttgtcgtccgcctcgcgagggtcttgtcttggcAGTCTCatagatgggccataccaggccgttgATGGAGTCGCGTCATAGGCCGcacgcaggcaagtctgggtaccctggttcctagaacaccgacagtagGTTCATTTTGAAATCCGCCGAGCATGCCTTGTcgttcttcaagatcttgaagaaggctGGTCCAATGAAATGGACTCTAGAGGCAGAGGCAACACTGTGGGATTTGAAAACCTACCTTTCCTCGGCACCAACCTTGGTCGCACCTAAACCACAAGATCTGCTACTACTGTATCTGGTAGCAATGAATCAAGTAGTTAGTGCTGCCTTGGTGGCGCAGAGATAAATAGATAGTGAAGGAACTTCTGTGCCAGACCCACCTAGTGATGAACCAACCCTATCCCCGGCAAGGGGTGATGGTGACAATGAAGGGGGGATGGAAACAAGCGCTGATAAATGGAAGGTGTTAGCaaggaagaagatggtgcagcaaccagtttactttgtcagctctcggttgcagggggctaggtcaaggtattcTGGGTGCAAAAATTAATCTTCGGCCTTCTTATCGCCTCGAGGAAGTTGCGCCATTACTTTCAAACTCACGAAATGACAATTGTGACCCGCCTTCCGCTGCAGCGTATCTTGAGGAACCCCAAGGCCAACGAGAGGATAGTGGAATGGGCACTGGAACAGTCAAGTTCTGTTTTGAAGTTTGAAAGCATGACAACTATCCAAAGTAGAACACTGGCAGAATTCATAGCAGAATGGACaccaacgcccgacgaagagattGTGGAAACAGTCCTCCTCGGCAAAGAGGCCCCCAAGGAATGGGTCATGTATATTGATAGTGCTTTCTCCCTCCAAGGCGCTGGGGCAAGAGTGTTACTCATTGCACCCACCGGAGAACACCTCAAGTATGTTATCcaaatgcactttcccagggaagATGCCACCAACAACACAGCAGAGTATGAAGGACTCCTTGTCGTTCTCATAATTTCAATGGAGTTGGCGATAAAGAAGCTGATGATATGCGGCGACTCTCAGCTCGTTGTGAAGCAAGTGAATAAGGATTACCAGAGTCCACTGATGGAGGCGTACGTGGAAGAGGTGACGAAGCTGGAAGAACACTTCAACAGGCTACAAACaaagcacgtaccccgtgcggaaaacaacaTTGCTGACCACCTGTCAAAGTGCactgcgcagaagcttcctgtggaattAGGAACTTTTGTACTCCACCTACCCAACCATCGGTTTCTCCATCTGCATTGGCCAGGAAAAGAAGAAAACTCAACACCGGCAAACATTTCCCGGCAGAACTCCCTGAAGCCGCTGGTGAGAAGGTTGCCGGGGGAAACCCTATGCTAGCTGTCGAACTGCACTCTCCGGCAGAACCTCGAGCTCTTCTTGTCGAGGCAAGCGCTCCCATAGCAAAGGAGACGCCTTTAGTCCTTGTCGTCGAGCCTCAAGCTTCGGCATGGCCACAACATATAGTCCAATTCTTGCAAACTGGAGAACTTCCTGATAATCCAGAGGAATCTGATAAAGTGGCCTGACAATcgagtatgtatcagtttgtggACGACACTCTATACAGATAGAGGCCAAATGGTGTGAAGCTCAAGTGTATCAGTCAAGAAAATGGACTAATgctattggcagagatacatggaggtgtGTGTGGCTCCCATCTGGGATCAAGAGCAGTTGTTAGAAAAGCTTTCCaacaaggattctattggcccaccgCCCTCCGAGATACAACCGAGCTTGTCACCAAGTatgaagcatgccagttccacTCCAAGAATATTCATCAGCCAGCTCAAGTCCTTCAAACCATCCCTTTATCCTGGCCCTTCACAGTCTAGGGGATCGACATCTTGGGCCCCTTTCCCTCTGctaccgggggctttgaattcttgtgcGTCGCAATCGACATGTTTACAAAGTAGCCCGAAGTAGAGCCAGTGAGAAAGGTTATGGCGCAATCAGCTATCATGTTCTTCAAGGGattggtgtgtcgttttggaCTACCCAACAGGGtgatcactgacaatggcacccagttcacaagccgcgccttcatgcagtacatctaGAGCCTTGGAAGCAAGGTCTCTTTCGCCTCTATTGCGCATCCAAGGAACAATGGAGAGGATGAAAGGATGAATGCTGAAGTGCTACGAGGGCTGAAGACAAGAACCTTTCATAAATTACGAAAGTGCGGCAAGCGCTTGATTGATGAATTGCGagtggttctttggtcaatcagaatgacaccaaatcgagctactggccagaatcccttctccctggtacatGGTTCAAAAGCAGTGCTCCCCACGTGTAACACCCTGGatttttcccttttctttttctgatgattttcttggacttcttgatttgatttgcttttctatggctatgtggttctgaaacttgggaagatcatgtcttcctaggttttatagtggcttgtcatcctcataATCATCCCAAGATTATGTCATTTTCATCCTTGACCCAAATCCCGATATTCTTTTcctagggaatattcctttttctattaaaggaataaccctatttcccctaggttgtgaagcaacctatatttctgtcactcccaaaattcccaaatacttctcataaattgtttgggtcatatcttcctccAATATATCAAAATCCTTCCTTGGCATCAtcaaagataattcacaaatattcctttTCTGATTCTACCCTAAGTGGCTTTTTGAGAAGGGAGTGTCATTTATCTTTGCTTGATTGACCACAAACTTTTTGGACATCTTTTCATGTCCATATAATTGCCCCATGCGAAAATTCAACTcaatttgcctagtaaatattcttgagcaatttttcaaagttcctgtctgagggaagCCTGTGTGAAGGAactgcaagctaggcatatccaaatgattTGAAATTTTGCAAGGTCCTTCCTTTGATCAACTCATGACTCTACACCCAATTTGAGCACATGTAACTCATCTATGTGAGCCTAGCTCCAAATCTTGGTTTCTGGTCAgtttttcagtttgtgaagcaaccaTATTTTATTTTGCTTCATTTAAGCTGAACATTTACCAGGACATTCTCCTATCCATATCTACTCTCCCCACCAAGTTTCAGCCCATTTCATTAATCCATttgccctgtgcaatttttccaagtttTTGTCCAAAGAGATGCTATATGAAGCAAGTGCTAGTTTGGCTaatccaaatggcatgaaacttTATGAGCATCATCATATCTTCAAATCATTGGGCCATGCCCATTTTCAGCTCATTTCATGCacccatgtgagtgcatcatcaaAATCTCTATTCTGGACCAGATTATGTAGTTGTTAAGCAACCATTTAAATCTTTGTTCAAATCCCTCCAAACATCACAGGACCATAGTCCTTCCTACTGTAAACCTCCCAGACATCAATTTTGAGCCGTAACCTTTTGTTGTTGATCACTGTATTGCAGCTAAGTTTGCAATAGCAAACTTCAGAGGATCATTACCACCTAACCACAGTGCCCCTAATCAATTCCTCACCTCATTTGTAACCTAGCTTTGAGGGACTACACGTGTGACATGGCCGGCCCGTCCAGAACGCGCCACTTGCGCCAGTTCACATGGTGACCATGCTTGCGTCATGCAAACGGCGTGCTCTGGCTTGTTCCGGCCGCTGTTCTCGTCCGCTCCCTCATTGTCTCAACGTCCAACCTTGTCCAGGACTTCCCCCGTGCTCGACTGCATCGTCCCGTGCCCGGGCCCCCTCCTATTTTGTCGCCGTTCGGCCGCAAATGCCATGCCTGTGCCGCGTCCGGCTCATGTCCTCCATTAGAGCACTGCTCGAGCTCGCTGTGAGCTCTAGAGCCTCCCTCGCGGCCTATTTAAGGCGTGTCCGAAGCCTCTGCAGCTCCTCGTACTCGTCAGCCCGCCCCTAAGCCACCGGAGCAGCCCCTCTCCTCCTCTGTCTGCCGCCGTCCTCCATGGCCGCCTCGGTCTCGGCCAAAAATTCGGCCAGCCGAGCTCCTCCTCCACCCCCTGACCACTCcatcctctccccctctctccggCGAGCCTCTCCACCCCACCCACTCGTCGCCGGAGCCACCTGGGCCGCGTGCCCCAAGATCATACCCACGGCCGAGCTCTCTGTTCCCCATgcggcgccgcccctcccctcctccccacTCCTCCCCGGCGCCAGTTCTTCCTCTTAATGGACGCGGCGCGTTCCCCTGTCCCGCCGATGCCACCCAACGGTCATAGACGGCCACAGCCGCACGCGCCCCTCCCCGGCGCCCGCCTCTGTTCCCCAGTGTTCCTTGTTCCCCTGTCCTCCTACGCAACCCCTGATGGGCCTCCACGACGCGGCACTGCACAGCGAGCACTCCGGCTGTCCAAGCTCCGCCGGAGGTGGCCGGAGCTGCCGGGCCCCTCGCCGGCCGAACGCCTCTGCCTCCTCCCCAGTTTTTGTGTGGGGGGGCAGTGAGGAAGAAGACGGCGCCCGGCCCAGCTTGCCAGGCGGGCCCCACCTCCCCGCGGACCCCACACGTCAGCCTCTACAAATCTTATCCAGTCAGATAAGTGGAAACGTATTTTCTCAAATACGCTTTCTCTAAGTGAAAACGTACTTCTGTTCTTCTTCGGACCGGAATACAGTTTCCACTCCGGAAAACGTATTTCACTGAAATATGCTTTCTGTTTCAGCCGCCAGGGACCTCTCTGTGAATATAACTTTTACAGAATAGTCCCTGAGCTTCTACACCCTATATCTCCGCAACCGTAACTCCAATTGAGGTGAAACCAACGctcacttcttcgtctcgtcgatATCTTTATGTTGGTGAAATTTTCGCTAGGTGTTCccatagtgaaaatgaccattttgcccttgcttctaatcagccccctccgagagagaaccaTCTCGCGTTTcgttccgcggcttcaccgcacttcttcccggagtctcCGTCAACCCCAGGCAAGGCACAATAGccacttgcatgatagccatgcagtagcCATTGTTTCTACTTGAATATTTGATAAAAGTTTGCCTGTTATCTGTCTGCTTGTTTGCTACTACTACCATTGTTTCGGTTATGCTCGTGGTTTCATGTTCACCTTCATGCTATGTTCTGATGCATCTTGTTATCCTGTACTACTTGCTAGTATCATGTTCACATGTTATGCTTGGTAGCAGTAGTACATGCTGGTAGTAGTAGTACATGCTGGTAGCAGTGGTGTTCATCCTGATGCATGCTTGTCGTCTGTTCTCAAGTACCGTTGTGATTCATGTTCCTTTGCATCTAGTTGGTTAT
The Aegilops tauschii subsp. strangulata cultivar AL8/78 chromosome 3, Aet v6.0, whole genome shotgun sequence genome window above contains:
- the LOC141042863 gene encoding uncharacterized protein, encoding MTIVTRLPLQRILRNPKANERIVEWALEQSSSVLKFESMTTIQSRTLAEFIAEWTPTPDEEIVETVLLGKEAPKEWVMYIDSAFSLQGAGARVLLIAPTGEHLKYVIQMHFPREDATNNTAEYEGLLVVLIISMELAIKKLMICGDSQLVVKQVNKDYQSPLMEAYVEEVTKLEEHFNRLQTKHVPRAENNIADHLSKCTAQKLPVELGTFVLHLPNHRFLHLHWPGKEENSTPANISRQNSLKPLVRRLPGETLC